One Vicinamibacteria bacterium DNA segment encodes these proteins:
- a CDS encoding alcohol dehydrogenase, whose protein sequence is MPKMRAARVRDAKGPFELIEREIPEPDAGQVRMKVQASGICHSDSLTKEGLWPGIQYPRVPGHEVAGVIDAVGRSVPVWKVGDRVGVGWHGGHCGYCESCRRGDFVTCRVAPQIPGITYDGGHADYMIAPAVALARIPDGLSAADAGPLMCAGITTYNSLRHAGARPGDLVGVLGIGGLGHLGVQFAAKMGFRTVAIARGKDKEALARKLGAQHYIDSQTQDPAQELTRLGGARVVLATVTSGKAMTAVLGGLGIDGKLIVLGAAHEPLEVSALLLLGGRRSIVGWPSGTAADSQDTMDFSALAGVRSMNEVFPLERAAEAYDRMMSGKARFRVVLTTGN, encoded by the coding sequence ATGCCGAAAATGCGCGCCGCCCGGGTCCGCGATGCGAAGGGACCGTTCGAGCTCATCGAGCGCGAGATTCCCGAGCCCGATGCCGGGCAGGTGAGGATGAAGGTCCAGGCTTCCGGCATTTGCCACAGCGATTCCTTGACCAAGGAGGGACTGTGGCCGGGCATTCAGTACCCGCGCGTGCCGGGACACGAGGTCGCCGGAGTCATCGACGCCGTCGGTCGTTCGGTCCCCGTGTGGAAGGTCGGCGACCGGGTAGGAGTGGGCTGGCACGGTGGGCACTGCGGCTACTGTGAGTCCTGCCGGCGTGGGGACTTCGTGACCTGCCGCGTGGCTCCCCAGATCCCCGGCATCACCTACGATGGAGGCCACGCGGACTACATGATCGCCCCTGCCGTCGCCCTGGCGCGGATTCCGGATGGCCTCTCGGCCGCTGACGCGGGGCCGCTGATGTGCGCGGGGATCACGACCTACAACTCGCTGCGCCATGCCGGCGCCCGCCCTGGCGATCTGGTGGGGGTCCTTGGGATCGGAGGCCTCGGCCATTTGGGCGTCCAGTTCGCGGCCAAGATGGGGTTTCGCACCGTCGCCATCGCCCGGGGGAAGGACAAGGAGGCTCTGGCGCGGAAGCTCGGGGCGCAGCACTACATCGACAGCCAGACCCAGGACCCGGCCCAGGAACTGACCCGGCTGGGCGGCGCCCGCGTCGTCCTCGCCACCGTGACCTCCGGCAAGGCCATGACCGCGGTTCTGGGAGGCCTCGGCATTGACGGCAAGCTCATCGTCCTGGGTGCCGCTCACGAGCCGCTTGAGGTCTCCGCCCTCCTGCTCCTTGGCGGGCGGCGGTCGATCGTGGGCTGGCCTTCGGGCACCGCCGCCGATTCGCAGGACACGATGGACTTCAGCGCGCTCGCCGGAGTGCGGTCCATGAACGAGGTGTTTCCGCTGGAGCGCGCGGCCGAGGCCTACGACCGGATGATGAGCGGCAAGGCCCGTTTCCGTGTCGTCCTTACGACCGGAAACTAG